The Halomonas qaidamensis genome includes the window TCAATCATGCCGACTATGTTGCACTACGTGACAACTGCAACGCCTGTGCAGTCGTTGGCGAGTGCTGGAAAGCGATGCGAGCCAATGCCGAGCTAGATGAGTGCCGTCACCTATGCCCCAATGCAAACGCCTTTGATGCTTTAGCAGCACGCTAACGCAAAGCGCTCCCATCAACAGTGGATGGGAGCGCTTTTTACCTTAGCCTTGTTTCAGCAATGGCTTCAGGAAGCTTGGTGGCGCAGCCGTGGGCTAGCCAGTTCTCCCACCACGGTAATAATCACCAGCAGGGCCAGCAACCACGGCCACTGAGTACCGACCTGGAGAGTAGCAAGGCCCAGCGCATCGATGAAAATCAACACGATGCCTAACGGGCTGACATAACGCACCATAAACAGCCACAGCGTGTGCTGGGTACGGGAGAGGCCTAGTTCTTCTCTGAATATTTCAGTACGCAGTAGGAAGCCCGCCATCAGTGCCATGCCCAGACCGCCCAACGGCATCATCCAGCGGGAGGTCAGATAATCCAGCCAATCGAAGAAAGTGCGGCCTGCCAACGTCCAATCCGCGCCCATATTGAACGACAGCATTGCCAAGGTGCTCACCAGCCACAGCACGATGCCCACACCCCAGGATGCCCGTTTACGCGTCATCCCTTTGCTTGCAACGAGCCAAGCCACGGTCGCTTCGATCATCGAAATTGACGATGTAAGCGCGGCCATCGACAGCATCACAAAAAACAGGACACCAAACAGCGTACCAAAAGGCATTGCCTGGAAGGCCAAGGGCAAGCTCATAAAGATCAACCCTGGCCCTTGGCCGGGATTCATTCCGTTAGCGAAAATAATCGGGAAGATAGCCAAGCCAGCCATCAGCGCGACAACGGTATCAGCAATAGCCACACTGAACGTTGTGCGCGCAATAGAGTGACCTTCTGGCAGATAAGAACCATAAGTAAGAATGGCACCAGACGCGAGCGAC containing:
- a CDS encoding sodium-dependent transporter, yielding MTTTNTPPKTLWLGRWGFVLAATGSAVGLGNIWKFPYITGEFGGGAFVLVYLACILAVGVPIMMAEISFGRRGRGSPIDAIRRVVHESGRGSFWSIFGWMAMLCGFMILSFYVVVAGWSFSYLWKMLSGGLAGNSVDDMAAIFAANNANPFTLGAWSTLVTVLTMLIVGKGVQAGIEKSVSWMMPGMVIMLGILIGYGAFSGGFADAWSFLFSFNTEGLSSEGLLAALGHAFFTLSLASGAILTYGSYLPEGHSIARTTFSVAIADTVVALMAGLAIFPIIFANGMNPGQGPGLIFMSLPLAFQAMPFGTLFGVLFFVMLSMAALTSSISMIEATVAWLVASKGMTRKRASWGVGIVLWLVSTLAMLSFNMGADWTLAGRTFFDWLDYLTSRWMMPLGGLGMALMAGFLLRTEIFREELGLSRTQHTLWLFMVRYVSPLGIVLIFIDALGLATLQVGTQWPWLLALLVIITVVGELASPRLRHQAS